The uncultured Hyphomonas sp. genome includes a window with the following:
- a CDS encoding HupE/UreJ family protein, translated as MPNRAAILRWLAVCFTGLSAWLIAAAPAAAHEVRPAYLEVIETAPGTYEVTWKQPVLDGRRLKIDPVFPEACAREGEYVASPGGTLVQRWTTHCDLSRGEIRIDGLERTLTDAFVRIDRLEGDDIGAVLRPATPVLDLTVPTGAPVATYFRIGVEHIIFGWDHLLFVLGMVLLVRPRQLLLTLTAFTVAHSITLAAATLGGITLPGPPVEITIAMSIALLGAEAMHRIKGWNTLSQRIPWAIAFGFGLIHGFGFAGALAEIGLPKGAEAMALLLFNVGVEAGQILFVSVLLAGAFIVHRLAAKRMVALRAVLAYFIGFMGSYWAIERIAGAFLGI; from the coding sequence ATGCCGAATAGGGCCGCAATTTTGCGCTGGCTGGCGGTTTGTTTCACCGGGCTTTCCGCCTGGCTGATAGCGGCTGCGCCTGCGGCGGCGCATGAAGTCCGCCCGGCCTATCTGGAAGTGATCGAAACGGCCCCCGGCACATATGAGGTGACCTGGAAACAACCGGTGCTGGATGGCCGCCGCCTGAAGATCGACCCGGTCTTCCCGGAAGCCTGCGCGCGCGAAGGCGAATATGTCGCCTCGCCCGGCGGCACGCTGGTGCAGCGCTGGACCACGCATTGCGATCTCAGCCGGGGCGAGATCCGGATCGACGGACTGGAACGTACACTGACAGATGCCTTCGTGCGGATCGACCGGCTCGAAGGGGATGACATCGGCGCGGTCCTGCGCCCGGCAACGCCCGTCCTTGACCTGACCGTGCCGACCGGTGCGCCGGTGGCCACCTATTTCCGGATCGGAGTGGAGCACATCATTTTCGGGTGGGACCACCTGCTCTTTGTGCTGGGCATGGTGCTGCTGGTGCGCCCGCGCCAATTGCTGCTGACACTGACAGCGTTCACGGTGGCGCACTCGATTACGCTGGCCGCAGCCACGCTGGGCGGCATCACCCTGCCTGGGCCGCCGGTAGAAATCACTATCGCGATGAGCATTGCCCTGCTGGGGGCCGAAGCCATGCACCGGATCAAGGGCTGGAACACGCTGAGCCAGCGCATTCCGTGGGCCATCGCTTTCGGATTCGGCTTGATCCACGGCTTCGGTTTCGCCGGGGCGCTCGCGGAAATCGGCCTGCCCAAGGGCGCCGAAGCCATGGCGCTGCTGCTGTTCAATGTCGGCGTTGAGGCCGGTCAGATCCTGTTCGTCAGCGTACTGCTGGCGGGGGCGTTCATCGTCCACCGGCTGGCGGCAAAACGCATGGTGGCGCTACGGGCCGTGCTGGCCTATTTCATCGGCTTCATGGGCAGCTACTGGGCCATCGAACGGATCGCCGGCGCCTTTCTCGGCA
- a CDS encoding peptidylprolyl isomerase, whose translation MTDNPEKVRRWPVLMREPLVHFILAALAVFIGWHFVSSGRADEARTIRVSNADLERLASIYTAESGSLPAGEDMVAMVNDYVRDEALAREAKRLGLDEGDTIVTRRLAQKMTFMVADLARTETPDDTVLRDWYETHADRFTEPQTITFRHVFFSEDVRGKAATADAEAALEGLNAGGDWRETGDPFMLQRAYGDLPLREVVRLFGGEFAQALAATPASDLWTGPIQSALGVHLVQVSANNPPRLPPFEDVKPDVLANWQDETRREANEQAIQDIIARYKVEVEGINAE comes from the coding sequence TTGACCGACAATCCCGAAAAGGTGCGCCGCTGGCCTGTGCTGATGCGTGAGCCATTGGTGCACTTCATTCTTGCAGCTCTGGCCGTGTTCATCGGCTGGCATTTCGTCTCGTCCGGAAGGGCGGATGAAGCGCGGACGATACGGGTCTCCAACGCAGACCTCGAACGCCTGGCCTCCATCTATACGGCAGAGTCCGGCAGCCTGCCTGCGGGCGAGGACATGGTGGCCATGGTCAATGACTATGTCCGCGATGAGGCCCTTGCCCGGGAAGCCAAACGCCTTGGCCTTGATGAGGGCGACACAATCGTCACAAGACGGCTGGCCCAGAAGATGACCTTCATGGTCGCCGACCTCGCCCGGACTGAAACACCCGACGATACTGTGCTGCGCGACTGGTACGAGACCCATGCGGACCGGTTTACCGAGCCGCAGACGATCACCTTCCGGCACGTCTTCTTCAGCGAAGATGTCCGCGGCAAGGCAGCGACGGCCGATGCCGAGGCGGCACTGGAAGGCCTGAACGCCGGCGGCGACTGGCGAGAGACAGGCGACCCGTTCATGCTGCAACGCGCCTATGGCGATCTGCCGCTTCGCGAAGTCGTGCGACTTTTCGGCGGCGAGTTTGCGCAAGCGCTTGCGGCCACACCGGCCTCGGACCTCTGGACCGGCCCGATACAATCAGCCCTCGGCGTGCATCTGGTGCAGGTCAGTGCCAATAACCCGCCCCGTCTCCCCCCTTTCGAAGACGTGAAACCGGATGTGCTGGCGAACTGGCAGGACGAAACCCGGCGCGAGGCGAACGAGCAGGCGATCCAGGACATCATCGCCCGTTACAAGGTCGAGGTCGAAGGCATCAATGCCGAATAG